In one Paenibacillus sp. JQZ6Y-1 genomic region, the following are encoded:
- a CDS encoding ABC transporter substrate-binding protein, giving the protein MKTMTTKWALLLSAVLLLSGVLAACGGGSDNAANGKVTISFLHWRGEDTQAFQKIIDQFEAKNPNIVVDMQTLTSDQYQTTAQAKLTDGSVGDVFASFPGSQFAALSKAGLFTDLSSESFVKNYNASLIDAGKQDGKQLALPYQLVYNQPIYNKAIFEKYNLTPPKDWDGFLKLCQTLKDNGIIPIAFAGGDIGPGQFMNTMVMNNEPSEDIFTKVEAGQAKLTDEFWVKTLTQFKELNDKGYFQSNSLGTKDAAAGALFIQGKAAMLASGSYQLAQNAKQNPELQQGLLAPITVSADQAKYQGVHTSTFMLAVNSRSKHPEEAKKFLEFLSQPEIAAEYANATGQNVTLNDVTYDSPELKIVQEWADKKTLFQPRFTILNAENQKAVTNSIQAVLGGATPEQAAQDAQAIIDQQVGK; this is encoded by the coding sequence ATGAAAACAATGACAACCAAATGGGCCTTGCTGCTAAGTGCAGTGCTGCTGCTGTCGGGCGTGCTCGCAGCATGTGGTGGGGGTTCCGATAATGCAGCAAACGGCAAAGTTACGATCAGCTTCCTTCACTGGCGTGGAGAGGACACCCAGGCATTCCAGAAAATCATTGATCAATTTGAAGCAAAAAATCCAAACATCGTCGTTGATATGCAAACGCTAACGTCGGATCAGTATCAAACAACTGCACAAGCCAAATTGACCGATGGCTCGGTCGGTGATGTGTTTGCATCCTTCCCAGGCTCGCAATTCGCAGCTCTGTCCAAAGCCGGTTTATTTACCGATCTGAGTAGCGAATCATTTGTGAAAAACTATAATGCAAGTCTGATTGATGCAGGAAAACAAGATGGCAAGCAGCTCGCTCTGCCATACCAGCTCGTATACAACCAACCGATCTACAACAAAGCGATCTTTGAAAAATACAATCTGACACCGCCAAAGGATTGGGATGGCTTCCTGAAACTGTGCCAGACGCTGAAGGATAACGGCATTATCCCGATTGCTTTTGCAGGCGGGGATATTGGTCCAGGTCAGTTTATGAACACGATGGTGATGAACAATGAACCAAGCGAAGATATTTTCACGAAAGTAGAAGCGGGACAGGCGAAGCTGACCGACGAATTCTGGGTGAAAACATTGACGCAATTCAAAGAACTGAACGACAAAGGCTACTTCCAATCCAACTCGCTGGGTACGAAGGATGCAGCGGCTGGTGCACTGTTTATTCAGGGCAAAGCAGCTATGCTGGCAAGCGGTTCGTATCAGCTGGCGCAAAATGCAAAACAAAATCCAGAGCTGCAACAAGGCTTACTGGCGCCGATCACCGTGTCTGCTGATCAAGCCAAATATCAAGGTGTGCATACGAGTACATTTATGTTGGCGGTCAATAGCCGTTCTAAGCATCCAGAAGAAGCGAAGAAATTCCTCGAATTCCTAAGCCAACCGGAGATTGCTGCTGAGTATGCGAATGCAACTGGTCAAAACGTGACATTGAATGACGTTACGTATGATAGCCCAGAATTGAAAATTGTGCAGGAGTGGGCTGATAAGAAGACGCTGTTCCAGCCACGCTTCACGATTCTGAATGCGGAAAATCAAAAAGCCGTAACCAACTCTATTCAAGCGGTACTTGGTGGCGCAACTCCAGAGCAAGCTGCTCAGGACGCACAGGCAATCATCGATCAGCAGGTAGGGAAATAA
- a CDS encoding carbohydrate ABC transporter permease: protein MINRKMLWLFMLPGILLYTGLFVYPALSGLFYSFTNWDGVSPAYDFVGISNYKDSFESITFRKAFVNNIKFMVVVVIIQTIVSLVLALILARNSKTHIVFRALYFFPAILSSVSVGLIWSFIYDPSIGLLNTALQGVGLEQLGKSWIGDAKIALYSIAFVQIWAHAGQMMIIFIAGLQAIPGELVEAARIDGATRLQVFRKITWPLLAPSAAIVISYTTIQSFKAFDLIFVMTDGGPNYSTEILTTYIYHLAFSNYSFGLASAGSMIFLILLGILTFFQFRALRREGAHG from the coding sequence ATGATCAATCGTAAAATGCTGTGGCTGTTCATGCTGCCAGGGATATTACTGTACACAGGACTATTCGTATACCCGGCTTTATCGGGATTGTTTTATTCGTTTACGAACTGGGATGGAGTATCTCCGGCGTATGATTTTGTCGGTATTTCTAATTACAAGGATAGCTTTGAGAGCATTACGTTCCGCAAAGCGTTTGTCAATAATATTAAATTTATGGTCGTTGTAGTAATTATTCAGACGATTGTCTCGCTTGTACTGGCGCTTATTCTGGCACGCAACTCCAAGACCCATATTGTATTCCGGGCGCTGTACTTTTTCCCGGCGATTTTATCATCGGTATCCGTCGGTCTGATCTGGTCATTTATCTATGATCCGTCGATTGGTCTGCTCAATACAGCTCTGCAAGGCGTTGGACTAGAGCAGCTTGGCAAAAGCTGGATTGGTGATGCCAAGATTGCATTGTATTCCATTGCCTTTGTGCAAATCTGGGCGCATGCCGGTCAGATGATGATTATCTTTATTGCGGGTTTGCAGGCGATTCCGGGTGAATTAGTAGAAGCGGCACGCATTGATGGCGCTACCCGATTGCAGGTATTCCGAAAAATTACGTGGCCGCTGCTCGCACCATCGGCAGCAATCGTCATCTCGTACACGACCATTCAGTCGTTCAAAGCGTTCGATCTGATCTTCGTAATGACCGATGGCGGGCCGAACTATTCGACCGAGATTCTGACGACATATATTTATCATCTGGCGTTCTCGAACTACTCATTTGGTTTGGCATCCGCCGGCTCAATGATCTTCCTCATTCTGCTCGGCATCCTTACCTTCTTCCAGTTCCGGGCATTGCGCCGTGAAGGTGCGCATGGATAA
- a CDS encoding carbohydrate ABC transporter permease codes for MKWVGRIIMILYGLLVAAPLYFVIVSSFKTSQGFYANPLGWPDPWSFQNFINIFEAQPMLQYFWNSARVTIFTVILVLFLGSLISYGIVRLGGRLGKFAFAYFVAGLIIPSQVIMLPLYSLVRQLGWSDSLTALIFVTAAGLLPLTVFTLTGFMEMLSKEMMEAGSMDGAGEWKIYWRLVLPLSGPSLSATAAFLFVMVWNDLLIPLLLLNSTEKLTLPLALMQFRGEYVTDYTMLLTGVIITALPMVILFMFLQRFFVTGLTAGSVKG; via the coding sequence ATGAAATGGGTCGGACGCATCATCATGATTTTGTACGGGCTGCTAGTTGCAGCACCGCTCTACTTTGTGATTGTTTCTTCGTTTAAAACAAGTCAGGGATTTTACGCCAATCCGCTCGGTTGGCCAGATCCGTGGAGTTTTCAGAACTTTATCAATATCTTTGAAGCACAGCCGATGCTGCAATACTTCTGGAATAGTGCACGTGTGACGATATTTACAGTCATTCTGGTATTGTTCCTCGGTAGTCTGATCTCGTACGGTATTGTACGTCTCGGTGGACGATTGGGTAAATTTGCGTTTGCCTATTTTGTAGCTGGATTGATTATTCCATCGCAGGTCATTATGCTGCCGCTGTATTCGCTCGTGCGTCAGCTGGGCTGGTCGGATAGCCTAACTGCGCTGATCTTCGTCACAGCGGCAGGGCTGCTGCCCTTGACGGTATTTACCTTAACCGGCTTTATGGAGATGCTCAGCAAGGAAATGATGGAGGCAGGCAGCATGGATGGCGCAGGTGAGTGGAAGATTTACTGGCGTCTCGTGTTACCGTTATCCGGTCCCTCGCTGTCGGCAACGGCGGCATTTCTGTTCGTCATGGTATGGAATGATCTGTTGATTCCATTGCTGCTGTTGAACAGTACAGAAAAGCTAACCTTGCCGCTCGCCTTGATGCAATTCCGCGGGGAGTATGTGACCGATTATACAATGCTGCTCACTGGTGTTATCATTACGGCATTGCCGATGGTGATTCTGTTTATGTTCCTGCAACGCTTCTTCGTAACGGGTCTGACGGCTGGTTCGGTGAAGGGTTGA
- a CDS encoding response regulator transcription factor encodes MNETDSIIRIILADDQALIRQGIRYILDLQPDIQVVAEASNGNEAVQLAEQHKPDLMLMDIQMPGQTGIEATRTILNHLPDTKIVLLTTFDVQEYVIEGIRAGASGYLLKDIDMSEMIQGIRSVCAGGAVYNTTNAGSALIELVGRPLPLQSEHATGFRVQQNSPLELIEPLTERELEVLQAIAYGKRNFEIADELYVSESTVKTHVHNLIQKLGVKDRTQAAVVAIRQGLVN; translated from the coding sequence ATGAACGAAACCGATTCTATCATTCGCATCATTCTTGCCGACGATCAGGCGCTGATCCGGCAAGGCATCCGCTATATTCTCGATCTTCAGCCCGATATTCAGGTTGTCGCCGAAGCATCGAATGGTAACGAGGCAGTCCAGCTCGCAGAACAGCACAAGCCCGATCTGATGCTGATGGATATTCAGATGCCCGGTCAAACCGGAATTGAAGCAACACGTACGATTTTGAACCATTTGCCGGATACAAAGATTGTGCTACTGACTACGTTCGATGTGCAGGAATACGTTATCGAAGGCATCCGCGCTGGTGCATCCGGTTATTTGCTCAAAGACATCGATATGAGCGAAATGATCCAAGGCATTCGCTCCGTCTGCGCAGGTGGAGCGGTATACAATACAACCAATGCTGGCAGCGCACTAATCGAACTGGTCGGTCGCCCATTGCCATTACAGAGTGAACATGCAACCGGATTCCGTGTACAGCAAAATTCCCCATTAGAATTGATTGAACCACTAACAGAGCGCGAGCTGGAAGTATTGCAGGCAATCGCTTATGGCAAACGCAATTTTGAGATTGCTGACGAATTATATGTATCGGAAAGCACGGTCAAAACGCATGTGCATAATCTGATACAGAAGCTTGGTGTCAAAGATCGTACACAAGCTGCCGTGGTGGCGATTCGCCAGGGGTTAGTGAACTAA
- a CDS encoding sensor histidine kinase has translation MDTSRLERLNNNRPWFRFGAILILIYFSIRSYIQEPSWITVVYLLAVVFFASLIWWRFRMSNMLLIVMSIFLFTMASISEYFHVAVDSYFALLWAWFSILSARSVKREPLTTILLILTGLVMLVFSYDGNLPYSMAISIFSLYVGISSFSRYIRINRVNREQLAELEKVHSQLQSAHDALQENALQSVRYAALTERTRIAGEIHDGLGHHFTSIIVQLQALKWMIRPNPQQAEQTVDQLLEVSRQGLAEVRSVVKDWSASEHTDDELRMLATQVAERSGLELTFHSEGDHASWGDTIERMLYRLLQESLTNIVRHAHATQVDVTILQSASTVRLTVVDNGSYREEQTLTHGFGLNNMSRRCAELNGSCTFRQTPGGGMTVEVELPLHTPVTTALS, from the coding sequence ATGGACACGTCCCGACTGGAACGTCTCAACAATAACAGACCGTGGTTCCGGTTCGGCGCCATTCTTATTTTGATCTATTTTTCCATTCGCAGTTATATTCAGGAGCCTAGCTGGATTACAGTGGTTTACCTGCTAGCGGTTGTTTTTTTCGCCTCCTTGATCTGGTGGCGCTTCCGCATGAGCAATATGCTACTCATTGTGATGAGTATCTTTCTGTTTACGATGGCAAGTATTAGTGAGTACTTTCATGTTGCAGTGGACTCCTATTTTGCTCTATTGTGGGCATGGTTCTCCATTCTATCAGCGCGCTCCGTTAAACGGGAGCCTTTGACAACGATTCTGCTGATCCTTACTGGCTTGGTAATGCTGGTGTTCAGCTATGATGGAAACTTGCCTTATAGCATGGCGATCTCCATATTTAGTCTGTACGTAGGTATTAGTAGCTTTTCACGGTATATCCGTATCAATCGCGTTAACCGCGAGCAGTTAGCGGAATTGGAAAAGGTACACAGTCAGCTGCAAAGCGCTCATGACGCTCTACAAGAAAATGCCCTCCAATCCGTGCGTTATGCCGCACTAACCGAGCGTACACGTATCGCTGGTGAAATTCATGATGGGCTGGGTCATCATTTTACTTCGATTATTGTGCAGCTACAGGCATTAAAATGGATGATCCGTCCCAATCCGCAGCAAGCTGAACAAACGGTCGACCAGCTGCTAGAAGTCTCGCGTCAAGGTCTAGCAGAAGTACGCAGTGTGGTCAAGGATTGGTCTGCCAGTGAGCATACCGATGACGAGCTGCGTATGCTCGCTACACAGGTGGCGGAGCGTTCAGGATTAGAGCTAACATTCCATTCCGAAGGCGATCATGCTAGCTGGGGTGATACCATTGAACGGATGTTATATCGGCTGTTACAGGAATCGCTGACCAATATTGTACGACATGCTCATGCAACGCAGGTGGATGTAACAATTCTGCAATCCGCTTCTACCGTTCGATTGACAGTGGTGGACAATGGAAGCTATCGTGAAGAACAGACCTTGACGCATGGCTTCGGGCTGAACAATATGAGCCGTCGCTGTGCAGAGTTGAATGGCAGCTGTACCTTCCGACAGACTCCCGGCGGTGGCATGACGGTGGAAGTGGAATTACCACTACATACACCTGTAACAACTGCATTGTCATAA
- a CDS encoding iron-containing alcohol dehydrogenase family protein — MITVKAPAVYRNERGLLKQSGNWVREIGNYALVIGGRRALASVRESLLPSLEQAGVQVHIETFDGYSTRQEIASYTAIARQLHVDVIIGVGGGKVLDLSKAVAQESNVPIVTVPTIPATCAAWSALTVLYDSDGQSAGYLPLHQSPALVLADPEVLVQAPRRYLAAGIGDTLVKWHEFAVNLNGNAGSLALRSSVGTAKLALDILERHALEVYEQAGDGQATDAFVEVSDSIILLAGLVGTIQDGSAHAAIAHGLHDSLTRLEETHHSLHGEKVAFGLLTQWVLEGKEQQELHRLASWLHQLDLPVTLNQLGIESDHEQAATIIANGLALREGAAEHLAFAVDADRVKWAILQAHELGRALRQHSDYPVGKHAQRSFSSFN, encoded by the coding sequence ATGATTACTGTGAAAGCACCAGCGGTGTATCGTAATGAACGCGGATTGTTAAAACAAAGCGGTAACTGGGTACGCGAAATCGGTAACTATGCGCTGGTCATCGGAGGACGCAGAGCGCTAGCAAGTGTAAGGGAATCGTTGTTGCCTTCTTTGGAGCAGGCAGGTGTGCAGGTACATATAGAGACATTTGACGGATATTCCACTCGGCAGGAGATTGCGTCGTATACTGCGATCGCCCGTCAGCTACACGTGGATGTCATTATCGGAGTTGGCGGTGGCAAGGTGCTCGATCTGTCCAAGGCGGTTGCACAGGAGTCCAATGTTCCGATCGTCACCGTACCAACGATTCCGGCAACATGTGCAGCATGGTCGGCATTGACTGTGTTGTACGATAGCGACGGTCAATCTGCTGGGTACTTACCGCTCCATCAATCGCCTGCTCTTGTGCTTGCTGATCCAGAAGTACTTGTACAGGCACCGCGCCGTTATCTAGCAGCAGGCATTGGTGATACCTTGGTGAAATGGCATGAATTTGCCGTCAATCTGAATGGGAATGCAGGGAGTCTTGCTTTGCGCAGCAGTGTAGGCACAGCCAAGTTAGCACTGGATATTTTGGAGCGTCATGCGTTGGAGGTGTACGAGCAAGCAGGAGATGGGCAAGCAACGGATGCTTTTGTTGAAGTGAGCGATTCGATCATTCTGCTCGCTGGTCTGGTCGGTACGATTCAGGACGGCTCCGCTCATGCAGCAATTGCACATGGATTGCATGACAGCTTGACTCGATTGGAAGAAACGCATCATAGTCTGCATGGGGAAAAGGTGGCATTTGGACTGCTGACCCAGTGGGTGTTAGAGGGCAAGGAGCAGCAAGAGCTGCATCGGCTTGCTTCATGGCTGCATCAGCTGGATTTGCCAGTTACGTTGAATCAGCTAGGTATCGAAAGCGATCACGAGCAGGCGGCGACCATTATTGCGAATGGGTTGGCACTGCGCGAGGGAGCAGCAGAGCATTTGGCTTTCGCTGTGGATGCGGATAGAGTAAAATGGGCAATTTTACAAGCGCATGAATTGGGTCGTGCATTACGTCAGCATAGCGATTATCCAGTGGGAAAACATGCACAGCGTAGCTTTTCTAGCTTCAATTGA
- a CDS encoding ABC transporter substrate-binding protein: protein MKIVPSMLLIALLLLTAGCSKGSPNAAAESASGSDSGVVLKVGQTGWGNLEQGLKAAGLDNTPYKVEYSVFQGGNLILEAMAANQVDFGTTSEIPPIFASQAANGGNFKVVAVQEGNTLNQEVVVPKDSPIKTPADLKGKKVAFVKNTTAHYFLLKILEDAGLSWQDIQPVELSTADGLSALISGKVDALASYGNAIISAHQNGANTLASAKDILSGSFLVTASNSALADAAKKDAIADYLNRINQFYDWTRTHQQDWAKITAAATHQPEDQALTTLKEGEAQRPSHIVATSKEAIASEQDVADTFSDAGVLSSKVDVSTFWSDDLNDKLKASTTSK, encoded by the coding sequence GTGAAAATCGTTCCATCTATGCTGCTTATTGCACTGCTACTCCTAACGGCAGGCTGCTCCAAAGGTAGTCCCAATGCCGCCGCAGAATCGGCATCTGGCTCCGATAGTGGTGTCGTATTGAAGGTTGGACAAACGGGCTGGGGCAATCTAGAGCAAGGGTTAAAAGCTGCTGGGCTGGACAATACGCCATACAAAGTGGAATACAGCGTCTTCCAAGGCGGTAATCTGATTCTCGAAGCGATGGCTGCCAATCAGGTGGACTTCGGAACAACTAGCGAGATTCCACCGATCTTTGCTTCGCAGGCTGCTAATGGCGGTAATTTCAAAGTCGTTGCTGTGCAGGAGGGTAATACGCTGAATCAGGAGGTAGTTGTGCCGAAGGATTCACCGATCAAGACACCTGCCGATCTGAAAGGCAAAAAGGTCGCTTTTGTCAAAAACACAACCGCTCATTATTTTCTTTTGAAAATCTTAGAGGATGCAGGTCTGAGCTGGCAGGATATTCAGCCAGTTGAGCTATCGACCGCCGATGGACTGAGCGCACTGATCAGCGGCAAAGTCGACGCACTGGCAAGCTACGGAAATGCGATTATCTCGGCACATCAGAATGGAGCGAACACACTAGCAAGTGCCAAAGACATTTTATCCGGTAGCTTCCTCGTCACTGCCTCAAATAGCGCACTTGCCGATGCAGCTAAAAAAGACGCGATTGCTGATTATCTCAACCGCATAAACCAATTCTATGACTGGACACGCACACATCAGCAGGATTGGGCGAAAATCACTGCCGCCGCTACGCATCAGCCGGAGGATCAAGCATTAACAACGCTCAAAGAAGGCGAAGCACAGCGTCCTAGTCATATCGTCGCCACCTCTAAAGAAGCCATTGCTTCCGAACAGGATGTAGCCGATACATTCAGCGATGCTGGGGTATTGTCATCCAAAGTGGACGTATCGACATTCTGGAGTGACGATTTAAACGACAAGCTCAAAGCATCGACTACGTCGAAATAA
- the ssuC gene encoding aliphatic sulfonate ABC transporter permease SsuC, with product MSSKFISSTASARMQERSAAQDADVEIQHYQAAVSSQSSDMVQQPSVVRTATKSGKGRLFLQAWGSRLLPFGLPVLLIIAWQWLSTTGWITNNILPSPAQVLEAFFRLLGTGELVDNIAISTQRALSGFAIGGGLGFLLGALNGISRLSEKVSDSSIQMIRNIPHLSLIPLVIVWFGIGEEAKLFLVSLGVFFPVYLNTFHGIRSVDHSLIEMGRVYGLSRFALYTNIILPGALPSILVGIRYALGIMWLTLIVAETVAADSGIGYMAMNAREFMQMDVIVLSILLYALLGKLSDSIAKLLEKRWLRWNPSLSRK from the coding sequence ATGTCTTCCAAATTCATATCATCAACCGCATCGGCTCGCATGCAGGAGCGTTCCGCAGCGCAGGATGCCGATGTTGAGATTCAGCATTATCAAGCTGCTGTATCCTCGCAGTCATCCGACATGGTACAGCAGCCATCGGTCGTCAGGACAGCAACGAAGAGTGGGAAAGGCAGACTTTTTTTACAAGCTTGGGGCTCACGACTGCTGCCATTCGGCTTGCCGGTGCTGCTGATTATCGCATGGCAATGGTTATCAACGACGGGCTGGATTACGAATAACATTTTGCCATCTCCGGCGCAGGTGCTGGAAGCCTTTTTCCGACTGCTCGGTACGGGTGAGCTGGTGGATAATATTGCGATCAGTACGCAGCGTGCACTAAGCGGCTTTGCTATTGGCGGTGGGCTTGGCTTCCTGCTGGGTGCGCTGAATGGAATCTCTCGCTTATCGGAAAAGGTATCCGATTCTTCGATTCAGATGATCCGCAATATTCCACATCTATCACTTATTCCGCTCGTTATTGTCTGGTTCGGTATTGGAGAGGAAGCGAAGCTGTTTCTCGTCTCGCTCGGCGTATTTTTCCCCGTGTATCTGAATACCTTTCATGGGATTCGGTCGGTGGATCATAGTCTGATTGAGATGGGACGTGTGTATGGGCTGAGTCGATTTGCCCTCTACACGAACATTATTTTGCCGGGTGCATTGCCATCCATTCTGGTCGGTATCCGCTATGCGCTGGGGATCATGTGGCTGACTCTGATCGTTGCCGAGACCGTCGCTGCGGATTCTGGTATTGGATACATGGCGATGAATGCACGTGAATTTATGCAAATGGACGTGATCGTGCTGAGTATTCTGCTATATGCACTGCTTGGCAAGCTGTCCGATAGCATTGCCAAACTGCTGGAAAAACGCTGGCTACGTTGGAATCCATCGTTATCGCGCAAATAA
- a CDS encoding ATP-binding cassette domain-containing protein: protein MTPSANIPYLHIDRIQKQFGERLILADIDVQIQKGEFIAIVGRSGCGKSTLLRLIAGLEQPTCGTIHVQQLSTHAATGADRRGKISRQRQVARPNTRFLFQESRLLPWKTVLDNVRLGIPDKNRDHAREALQQVGLNDREKDWPAVLSGGQKQRVALARALASHPDLLLLDEPLGALDALTRIEMQQLIERLWIEQGLTVVLVTHDVSEAVALADRVLLIENGQIELDVRITLDRPRERDSGFAHFENLILNRLLKRDDHPHPLEQQRQPSFSI, encoded by the coding sequence ATGACTCCATCTGCGAATATCCCGTATTTGCATATCGATCGCATACAGAAACAGTTCGGTGAGCGACTCATTCTGGCGGATATTGATGTACAAATCCAAAAAGGCGAATTTATCGCTATCGTCGGTCGCAGCGGCTGCGGCAAAAGTACGTTGCTGCGCTTGATTGCGGGATTGGAGCAGCCAACGTGCGGAACAATTCATGTTCAACAGCTCTCCACTCATGCAGCCACTGGTGCAGACAGACGGGGGAAAATCAGTCGTCAGCGTCAGGTGGCACGACCGAACACCCGCTTTTTATTTCAGGAATCTCGATTACTGCCGTGGAAAACAGTACTGGATAATGTAAGGCTCGGGATTCCAGACAAAAACCGCGATCATGCTCGGGAAGCATTACAACAGGTTGGACTAAACGACCGCGAAAAGGATTGGCCTGCTGTACTGTCTGGTGGTCAGAAGCAGCGTGTCGCTCTAGCGCGTGCGCTTGCCAGCCATCCCGATCTGTTGTTGCTCGATGAGCCGCTCGGTGCATTGGATGCGCTAACTCGAATCGAGATGCAGCAATTGATCGAACGATTATGGATTGAGCAAGGATTGACGGTAGTTCTCGTTACGCATGATGTGAGCGAAGCGGTCGCACTTGCCGACCGAGTACTGTTGATCGAGAATGGGCAGATTGAGCTGGATGTACGCATCACGCTGGATCGTCCACGTGAGCGGGATAGCGGGTTTGCTCATTTTGAAAATTTGATTCTCAACCGTCTGCTGAAGCGCGACGATCATCCACATCCGCTGGAGCAGCAGCGCCAACCAAGCTTTTCCATTTAA
- a CDS encoding GNAT family N-acetyltransferase has translation MSNRSSRDSQFHVTAQPVDTHTQPVPSQVEVDSQQLQSQLVYRQAVLDDAIELHQVIVDAYEPLRQLEIPFPAGYATVEIIENNIAAHECYVLLRDGQIAATVTLDRDDQPRLKALSDLPFIRWFAVAPRFKGQGDGARLLDWVEQQIILGKHHQPGVMLATASRHPWLAAMYERKGYRIFHDYVNQGEHIVYMAKQLNQEVDFKSLLHV, from the coding sequence GTGAGTAATCGGTCGTCTCGTGATTCGCAGTTTCATGTCACTGCTCAGCCAGTAGATACTCATACGCAGCCTGTGCCATCACAAGTAGAGGTTGATAGTCAACAGTTGCAAAGTCAACTGGTGTATCGGCAAGCTGTGCTGGACGATGCCATTGAGCTGCATCAGGTGATTGTGGATGCGTATGAACCGCTACGTCAGCTGGAAATTCCGTTTCCGGCAGGCTATGCGACGGTGGAGATCATAGAGAACAATATCGCTGCTCACGAATGTTATGTGCTGCTGCGTGACGGTCAGATTGCTGCTACCGTCACACTGGATCGCGATGATCAGCCGCGCTTGAAGGCATTGAGCGATCTGCCGTTTATCCGCTGGTTTGCTGTCGCTCCTCGCTTCAAAGGGCAGGGAGATGGCGCGCGACTATTGGATTGGGTGGAGCAGCAAATTATTCTAGGCAAGCATCATCAGCCCGGTGTGATGCTGGCAACCGCGTCGCGTCATCCGTGGCTGGCAGCTATGTACGAACGTAAAGGGTATCGTATCTTTCACGACTATGTGAATCAGGGCGAGCATATTGTCTATATGGCGAAGCAATTGAATCAAGAAGTGGATTTCAAGTCACTGCTGCATGTATAA
- a CDS encoding glutaredoxin family protein: MSNPSTNAQEFQANNGKIIVWSKTGCHFCQEIKTYLETNGYEYSNLEVAGNDVLRDVLDAKYGIRHVPVVEVGHGATYTALLEADLEKLQQLLQQQQVQVSL, encoded by the coding sequence ATGTCCAATCCATCTACCAACGCACAGGAATTTCAAGCCAATAACGGGAAAATCATCGTCTGGAGCAAAACAGGCTGCCATTTCTGCCAAGAGATCAAAACCTATCTGGAAACAAACGGCTATGAGTACAGCAATCTAGAAGTAGCAGGTAACGATGTACTGCGCGATGTGCTGGATGCCAAATATGGTATTCGTCATGTACCAGTAGTCGAGGTCGGTCACGGTGCCACCTATACTGCGCTGTTAGAAGCAGATTTGGAAAAGCTGCAACAATTGCTGCAACAGCAGCAGGTTCAAGTATCTCTGTAA